The Aethina tumida isolate Nest 87 chromosome 6, icAetTumi1.1, whole genome shotgun sequence genome has a segment encoding these proteins:
- the LOC109600151 gene encoding centromere protein J isoform X1 has protein sequence MSAYEWNQQVPLNQQQNSVDHTQEYNFYEDNNKYDASADHNNTSNVHEEQLITPKKGFEELLEEKLSEDVQKSGNNSNNNNNKPKRPFLRKGSGLERYNKSKTKIANVKTKKINKSVSNKNVTKKTTPEIQSNEFTPLRIPDLKIKHKTPLKNRSEWNEESNLGMKWTSPQPQEPHCDLPNINAFNGLILTKINEIKQQNFQKPDQQIQSLSPISYNSDREESELRKFECLERKMENSSFCSTDSSVLRILSSTPHKTDHLDCTKAELEMKLRMLRQKTQFVNNFMYNIRNKAAEDTTTTATTTATSTLTRFDSESECVTDDETYEKCEKTFTDACVNTSESNSIILPLNCLDCVVKDVELNNCKNKIESVQQQLQEQIEIVAMLRKRNEEVVNKMEEVVQEFDVDKKQLLIEIDELKTKLIKEKAQNDSLKTTKQNVKKDREELDMLKDELIETKELIKLKEAKNGMTQARLRTRIKNLEKENGELKDKVELLTKQNAKLSFGGGRPQRKSADLKLLQDINKTLNKLTEDKTKETGPKSVLKNGKKSEESQNFDGTTFENLSLEEQYRSVFSPGQHKSFNDSKKGKIETVFEDGTKEVRYSNGNVKTVSPDGQLATIKYYNGDIKQTFARDNTIKYYYANNNIWHTTFADGTENIEFPSGQIEKRYPDGRSEVFHPDGTVQCLNPDGSEETRYSDGSMLKDDGKGTKTLLLANGQREIHTKSEKRREYPDGTVKILYLDGSQETRYASGRIRKKDPEGNLVYDSNDST, from the exons ATGTCAGCGTACGAATGGAATCAACAAGTTCCACTAAACCAGCAACAAAATAGTGTGGACCATACACaagaatacaatttttatgaagacaataacaaatatgatGCTAGCGCGGACCACAATAATACGTCCAACGTACACGAGGAACAGCTAATCACACCCAAGAAGGGTTTTGAAGAGTTGCTGGAGGAAAAACTGTCGGAGGATGTGCAAAAGTCTGGCAACAAcagtaacaataataacaacaaaccTAAAAGGCCTTTTTTACGAAAGGGTTCAGGCTTGGAAAGGTACAACAAAAGTAAGACTAAAATTGCTAACGTGAAAActaagaaaattaacaaaagtgtTTCTAATAAGAATGTAACAAAGAAAACAACTCCcg AAATACAATCTAACGAATTTACGCCACTGAGAATacctgatttaaaaataaaacacaagacACCATTGAAGAATAGATCTGAGTGGAATGAGGAAAGTAATTTGGGAATGAAATGGACTTCCCCACAACCTCAAGAGCCGCACTGCGATTTGCCTAACATCAACGCGTTTAACGGTTTAATTTTGACGAAAATCAACGagattaaacaacaaaactttcaaaaaccTGATCAGCAAAT ACAAAGCTTGTCGCCCATCAGCTACAACTCAGACAGGGAGGAATCTGAGTTGCGTAAGTTCGAGTGTCTGGAAAGAAAAATGGAGAACAGCAGTTTCTGTTCGACGGACTCGAGCGTGTTAAGAATATTGTCCAGTACGCCGCACAAGACCGATCATCTGGACTGCACCAAGGCGGAATTGGAAATGAAGCTGAGAATGTTGCGGCAGAAAACGCAGTTCGTCAATAACTTCATGTACAACATAAGGAACAAAGCAGCTGAGGATACCACCACTACAGCAACAACAACCGCAACAAGCACCCTAACAAGATTTGACTcag AGTCTGAATGCGTGACGGACGACGAGACCTACGAGAAATGCGAGAAAACGTTCACGGACGCCTGCGTGAACACCTCAGAATCAAATTCGA ttattttgcCGCTTAATTGTTTGGATTGTGTCGTAAAAGACGTGGAATTAAACaattgcaaaaataaaattgaaagtgtACAACAACAACTTCAAGAACAGATAGAAATCGTTGCGATGTTGAGGAAAAGAAACGAGGAAGTCGTCAATAAAATGGAAGAAGTTGTACAGGAATTCGACGTCGACAAAAAGCAATTGTTAATCGAAATCGACGAACTAAAAACCAAACTTATCAAAGAGAAAGCTCAAAACGACAG TTTAAAAACGACCAAACAAAACGTGAAAAAGGACAGGGAGGAGCTGGACATGTTGAAAGACGAACTGATCGAAACGAAGGAGCTGATCAAATTGAAGGAAGCCAAAAACGGCATGACACAAGCTCGACTGAGGACCcgcattaaaaatttggagAAGGAGAACGGCGAACTAAAAGACAAGGTCGAACTGTTGACGAAACAAAATGCGAAACTGTCGTTCGGCGGTGGTAGGCCGCAACGGAAATCCGCCGACCTGAAACTGTTGCAGGACATCAACAAAACGCTGAACAAGCTGACCGAAGACAAGACGAAGGAGACGGGTCCGAAGTCCGTGTTGAAGAACGGCAAAAAGTCGGAGGAGTCGCAGAATTTCGACGGCACCACGTTCGAGAATTTGTCGCTGGAGGAACAGTACAGGAGTGTTTTTTCGCCTGGTCAACATAAGAGTTTCAACGATTCCAAAAAAG GGAAAATAGAGACGGTTTTCGAAGACGGAACGAAGGAGGTCAGATACAGCAACGGCAACGTGAAAACTGTGAGTCCGGACGGGCAATTGGCCACCATCAAGTACTACAATGGGGACATCAAGCAAACATTCGCGCGTGACAACacgattaaatattattacgcCAACAACAACATCTGGCACACCACTTTTGCTGACGGCACGGAAAATATCGAGTTTCCCAG CGGACAAATTGAGAAACGCTACCCGGATGGAAGAAGCGAGGTATTCCATCCGGACGGAACTGTGCAATGTTTAAATCCGGACGGAAGCGAGGAGACGAGATATAGTGACGGATCCATGTTGAAGGACGACGGCAAAGGAACGAAAACGTTGCTTTTGGCCAACGGACAAAGGGAGATACATACTAAAAGCgaaaaa aGAAGAGAATATCCGGATGGCAcggtaaaaattttgtatttggatGGTTCGCAAGAAACTCGATACGCTTCTGGAAGAATCCGGAAAAAAGATCCAGAAGGAAACTTAGTGTATGATTCCAACGATTCGACATAA
- the LOC109600151 gene encoding centromere protein J isoform X2: protein MSAYEWNQQVPLNQQQNSVDHTQEYNFYEDNNKYDASADHNNTSNVHEEQLITPKKGFEELLEEKLSEDVQKVQAWKGTTKNVTKKTTPEIQSNEFTPLRIPDLKIKHKTPLKNRSEWNEESNLGMKWTSPQPQEPHCDLPNINAFNGLILTKINEIKQQNFQKPDQQIQSLSPISYNSDREESELRKFECLERKMENSSFCSTDSSVLRILSSTPHKTDHLDCTKAELEMKLRMLRQKTQFVNNFMYNIRNKAAEDTTTTATTTATSTLTRFDSESECVTDDETYEKCEKTFTDACVNTSESNSIILPLNCLDCVVKDVELNNCKNKIESVQQQLQEQIEIVAMLRKRNEEVVNKMEEVVQEFDVDKKQLLIEIDELKTKLIKEKAQNDSLKTTKQNVKKDREELDMLKDELIETKELIKLKEAKNGMTQARLRTRIKNLEKENGELKDKVELLTKQNAKLSFGGGRPQRKSADLKLLQDINKTLNKLTEDKTKETGPKSVLKNGKKSEESQNFDGTTFENLSLEEQYRSVFSPGQHKSFNDSKKGKIETVFEDGTKEVRYSNGNVKTVSPDGQLATIKYYNGDIKQTFARDNTIKYYYANNNIWHTTFADGTENIEFPSGQIEKRYPDGRSEVFHPDGTVQCLNPDGSEETRYSDGSMLKDDGKGTKTLLLANGQREIHTKSEKRREYPDGTVKILYLDGSQETRYASGRIRKKDPEGNLVYDSNDST from the exons ATGTCAGCGTACGAATGGAATCAACAAGTTCCACTAAACCAGCAACAAAATAGTGTGGACCATACACaagaatacaatttttatgaagacaataacaaatatgatGCTAGCGCGGACCACAATAATACGTCCAACGTACACGAGGAACAGCTAATCACACCCAAGAAGGGTTTTGAAGAGTTGCTGGAGGAAAAACTGTCGGAGGATGTGCAAAA GGTTCAGGCTTGGAAAGGTACAACAAAA AATGTAACAAAGAAAACAACTCCcg AAATACAATCTAACGAATTTACGCCACTGAGAATacctgatttaaaaataaaacacaagacACCATTGAAGAATAGATCTGAGTGGAATGAGGAAAGTAATTTGGGAATGAAATGGACTTCCCCACAACCTCAAGAGCCGCACTGCGATTTGCCTAACATCAACGCGTTTAACGGTTTAATTTTGACGAAAATCAACGagattaaacaacaaaactttcaaaaaccTGATCAGCAAAT ACAAAGCTTGTCGCCCATCAGCTACAACTCAGACAGGGAGGAATCTGAGTTGCGTAAGTTCGAGTGTCTGGAAAGAAAAATGGAGAACAGCAGTTTCTGTTCGACGGACTCGAGCGTGTTAAGAATATTGTCCAGTACGCCGCACAAGACCGATCATCTGGACTGCACCAAGGCGGAATTGGAAATGAAGCTGAGAATGTTGCGGCAGAAAACGCAGTTCGTCAATAACTTCATGTACAACATAAGGAACAAAGCAGCTGAGGATACCACCACTACAGCAACAACAACCGCAACAAGCACCCTAACAAGATTTGACTcag AGTCTGAATGCGTGACGGACGACGAGACCTACGAGAAATGCGAGAAAACGTTCACGGACGCCTGCGTGAACACCTCAGAATCAAATTCGA ttattttgcCGCTTAATTGTTTGGATTGTGTCGTAAAAGACGTGGAATTAAACaattgcaaaaataaaattgaaagtgtACAACAACAACTTCAAGAACAGATAGAAATCGTTGCGATGTTGAGGAAAAGAAACGAGGAAGTCGTCAATAAAATGGAAGAAGTTGTACAGGAATTCGACGTCGACAAAAAGCAATTGTTAATCGAAATCGACGAACTAAAAACCAAACTTATCAAAGAGAAAGCTCAAAACGACAG TTTAAAAACGACCAAACAAAACGTGAAAAAGGACAGGGAGGAGCTGGACATGTTGAAAGACGAACTGATCGAAACGAAGGAGCTGATCAAATTGAAGGAAGCCAAAAACGGCATGACACAAGCTCGACTGAGGACCcgcattaaaaatttggagAAGGAGAACGGCGAACTAAAAGACAAGGTCGAACTGTTGACGAAACAAAATGCGAAACTGTCGTTCGGCGGTGGTAGGCCGCAACGGAAATCCGCCGACCTGAAACTGTTGCAGGACATCAACAAAACGCTGAACAAGCTGACCGAAGACAAGACGAAGGAGACGGGTCCGAAGTCCGTGTTGAAGAACGGCAAAAAGTCGGAGGAGTCGCAGAATTTCGACGGCACCACGTTCGAGAATTTGTCGCTGGAGGAACAGTACAGGAGTGTTTTTTCGCCTGGTCAACATAAGAGTTTCAACGATTCCAAAAAAG GGAAAATAGAGACGGTTTTCGAAGACGGAACGAAGGAGGTCAGATACAGCAACGGCAACGTGAAAACTGTGAGTCCGGACGGGCAATTGGCCACCATCAAGTACTACAATGGGGACATCAAGCAAACATTCGCGCGTGACAACacgattaaatattattacgcCAACAACAACATCTGGCACACCACTTTTGCTGACGGCACGGAAAATATCGAGTTTCCCAG CGGACAAATTGAGAAACGCTACCCGGATGGAAGAAGCGAGGTATTCCATCCGGACGGAACTGTGCAATGTTTAAATCCGGACGGAAGCGAGGAGACGAGATATAGTGACGGATCCATGTTGAAGGACGACGGCAAAGGAACGAAAACGTTGCTTTTGGCCAACGGACAAAGGGAGATACATACTAAAAGCgaaaaa aGAAGAGAATATCCGGATGGCAcggtaaaaattttgtatttggatGGTTCGCAAGAAACTCGATACGCTTCTGGAAGAATCCGGAAAAAAGATCCAGAAGGAAACTTAGTGTATGATTCCAACGATTCGACATAA